One region of Chanodichthys erythropterus isolate Z2021 chromosome 17, ASM2448905v1, whole genome shotgun sequence genomic DNA includes:
- the LOC137005155 gene encoding uncharacterized protein, with protein MAIWNEASEDELINMIQERPGLKELKKRWDSLRTQYMRYKKQGPSGSSGAQKTGRQQWILNRLQFLEPHTKRKESTSNLMIMEPAADSDSCSPSDGTNSDTWTGTHEDPSFSDADLRSSTPLAESTICGTESTAMRKDHLQSSNIKPKPPGKRRKMQDESSSEESTNLMRTIGKTLEKLASQENTNDAISAYCKNLEHRMRNLPPHLLPHFQHEVDNCIFKYSVGHNHALDASSNQYTHL; from the exons ATGGCTATCTGGAACGAGGCAAGTGAAGACGAATTGATCAACATGATCCAGGAAAGGCCGGGTTT AAAAGAGCTCAAGAAGCGGTGGGATTCATTGCGAACCCAATACATGCGTTATAAGAAACAAGGACCCTCAGGAAGTTCTGGAGCTCAGAAGactggcaggcagcaatggatcCTGAACCGCCTGCAGTTTCTAGAGCCTCACACAAAAAGGAAGGAGAGCACTTCAAATCTAATGATcatg GAACCTGCGGCTGATAGTGATTCCTGTTCACCCTCAGATGGTACCAACAGTGACACCTGGACTGGCACCCATGAAGACCCCAGCTTCAGTGATGCTGACCTACGGTCAAGTACACCCTTGGCTGAATCCACCATCTGTGGAACTGAGTCCACAGCCATGAGAAAGGACCATTTGCAAAGCTCCAACATAAAACCAAAGCCTCCAGGGAAGCGCAGGAAGATGCAAGACGAATCCTCCAGCGAGGAATCCACAAACTTGATGCGCACCATCGGCAAAACTCTGGAAAAGTTGGCATCACAGGAAAACACCAATGATGCCATCTCagcttactgcaaaaatcttgaaCACAGAATGCGGAATTTGCCACCACATCTACTGCCACATTTCCAGCATGAGGTTGAtaattgcattttcaaatattcagtGGGCCACAACCATGCACTGGATGCATCTTCCAATCAGTATAcacacttgtaa